A section of the Ictalurus punctatus breed USDA103 chromosome 8, Coco_2.0, whole genome shotgun sequence genome encodes:
- the tapt1a gene encoding transmembrane anterior posterior transformation protein 1 homolog isoform X3, which translates to MAPVIDGSHTKKPLMMFGCFLCLDAFLYVFTLLPLRTLLAFLRLLTIPCCGLGSSRFLQPAQVCDLLKGLIMVLCCSMMHYVDYAMMYHLIRGQSVIKLYIIYNMLEVADRLFSSFGQDILDALYWTATEPKSRKRSHIGLIPHFIMAVFYVFLHAILIMVQASTLNVAFNSHNKSLLTIMMSNNFVEIKGSVFKKFEKNNLFQMSNSDIKERFTNCILLLIVCLRNMEQFSWNSDHLWVLLPDVFMVVASEVAVDVVKHAFITKFNDITADVYSEYRASLAFELVSSRQQYAYTDYSDSVARRMGFIPLPLAVLVIRVVMSSVKIQGALASVSLLLFYLGMITLKVLNSIVLLGKSCHYVKEAKMEGKLFDKPQTPAPKTTPRTPSHAKSPSPTDKPKSQNPSPSITSITKQPSPRSSELLPPAPNPVTMETSEPAPESPSKAEEDSSETPHGTELEHRTQKKDLLEIDRFTLCGNRIL; encoded by the exons ATGGCGCCGGTTATCGATGGATCCCATACTAAAAAGCCG CTCATGATGTTCGGCTGCTTCCTGTGCCTCGACGCGTTCCTCTACGTGTTCACCTTACTGCCCCTCCGAACCCTGCTCGCCTTCCTGAGACTGCTGACCATCCCCTGCTGTGGGCTTGg CAGCTCCCGGTTCCTGCAGCCAGCCCAGGTGTGTGACCTGCTGAAGGGGCTGATCATGGTGCTGTGCTGTTCCATGATGCATTACGTGGATTACGCCATGATGTACCATCTAATCCGAGGACAGTCCGTCATCAAACTCTACATCATCTACAACATGCTGGAG GTGGCAGACCGTCTCTTCTCCTCCTTCGGCCAGGACATTCTGGACGCTCTGTACTGGACCGCCACCGAGCCGAAGTCCAGGAAGAGATCTCACATCGGACTCATTCCGCATTTCATCATGGCCGTCTTCTACGTCT TCCTGCACGCCATCCTCATCATGGTCCAGGCCTCCACGTTAAACGTGGCCTTCAACTCGCACAACAAGTCTCTGCTCACCATCATGATGTCCAACAAC TTTGTGGAGATCAAAGGAAGCGTCTTTAAAAAGTTTGAGAAAAATAACCTCTTTCAGATGTCTAACAGCG ACATTAAGGAACGCTTCACTAACTGCATCCTGCTGCTGATTGTGTGTCTGAGGAACATGGAGCAGTTCTCCTGGAACTCAG aTCACCTGTGGGTGCTGCTTCCAGACGTCTTCATGGTGGTGGCCTCCGAGGTGGCCGTGGACGTCGTAAAGCACGCGTTCATCACCAAATTCAACGACATCACTGCAGAC gtgtacagTGAATACAGAGCCAGCTTGGCCTTTGAGCTCGTCAGCAGCCGGCAGCAGTAT GCGTACACAGACTACAGTGACTCGGTGGCCAGGAGAATGGGCTTCATCCCTCTACCCCTAGCTGTTCTG GTGATCCGAGTGGTGATGAGCTCGGTGAAGATCCAGGGAGCGCTCGCGTCTGTCAGTCTGCTGCTCTTCTACCTAGG aatgaTCACACTCAAAGTGTTGAACAGTATAGTTCTGCTGGGAAAATCCTGCCACTATGTCAAAGAGGCCAAGATGGAGGGGAAGCTGTTTGATAAACCTCAAACTCCAGCGCCGAAAACGACTCCAAGAACACCCAGCCATGCCAAATCCCCCTCTCCGACAG ATAAGCCAAAATCCCAGAATCCCTCCCcctccatcacctccatcaccaaGCAGCCTTCCCCGCGCTCATCAGAGCTCCTCCCCCCAGCTCCAAACCCTGTCACCATGGAAACCAGCGAGCCTGCTCCAGAGAGTCCTTCTAAAGCAGAGGAGGACAGCAGCGAGACTCCTCACGGCACCGAGCTCGAACACAGAACACAGAAGAAAGACCTGCTGGAGATCGATCGCTTCACGCTGTGTGGCAACCGCATACTTTAA
- the tapt1a gene encoding transmembrane anterior posterior transformation protein 1 homolog isoform X1, producing MADSLCGGLSEEIYPKKDSSERVTRSWRKVVRTGKSNPETEMAETLGCYDGQCGKEERREHSDEDEADEPSILRFMCAELTRGYFLEHNEAKYTERRERVYTCMRIPKELEKLMMFGCFLCLDAFLYVFTLLPLRTLLAFLRLLTIPCCGLGSSRFLQPAQVCDLLKGLIMVLCCSMMHYVDYAMMYHLIRGQSVIKLYIIYNMLEVADRLFSSFGQDILDALYWTATEPKSRKRSHIGLIPHFIMAVFYVFLHAILIMVQASTLNVAFNSHNKSLLTIMMSNNFVEIKGSVFKKFEKNNLFQMSNSDIKERFTNCILLLIVCLRNMEQFSWNSDHLWVLLPDVFMVVASEVAVDVVKHAFITKFNDITADVYSEYRASLAFELVSSRQQYAYTDYSDSVARRMGFIPLPLAVLVIRVVMSSVKIQGALASVSLLLFYLGMITLKVLNSIVLLGKSCHYVKEAKMEGKLFDKPQTPAPKTTPRTPSHAKSPSPTDKPKSQNPSPSITSITKQPSPRSSELLPPAPNPVTMETSEPAPESPSKAEEDSSETPHGTELEHRTQKKDLLEIDRFTLCGNRIL from the exons atggcggACTCGCTATGTGGAGGTTTGTCAGAGGAAATATATCCAAAGAAGGACAGCTCGGAGCGGGTGACACGCTCTTGGAGAAAGGTGGTAAGGACTGGTAAAAGCAACCCTGAGACAGAAATGGCGGAAACTCTGGGGTGTTATGATGGACAGTGTGGGAAAGAGGAGCGGCGCGAGCACTCAG ACGAAGACGAGGCAGACGAGCCGTCTATTCTGAGATTCATGTGTGCCGAGTTAACCAGAGGTTACTTCCTGGAGCACAACGAGGCCAAGTACACGGAGCGAAGAGAGAGAGTCTACACGTGCATGAGGATCCCGAAAGAGCTGGAGAAG CTCATGATGTTCGGCTGCTTCCTGTGCCTCGACGCGTTCCTCTACGTGTTCACCTTACTGCCCCTCCGAACCCTGCTCGCCTTCCTGAGACTGCTGACCATCCCCTGCTGTGGGCTTGg CAGCTCCCGGTTCCTGCAGCCAGCCCAGGTGTGTGACCTGCTGAAGGGGCTGATCATGGTGCTGTGCTGTTCCATGATGCATTACGTGGATTACGCCATGATGTACCATCTAATCCGAGGACAGTCCGTCATCAAACTCTACATCATCTACAACATGCTGGAG GTGGCAGACCGTCTCTTCTCCTCCTTCGGCCAGGACATTCTGGACGCTCTGTACTGGACCGCCACCGAGCCGAAGTCCAGGAAGAGATCTCACATCGGACTCATTCCGCATTTCATCATGGCCGTCTTCTACGTCT TCCTGCACGCCATCCTCATCATGGTCCAGGCCTCCACGTTAAACGTGGCCTTCAACTCGCACAACAAGTCTCTGCTCACCATCATGATGTCCAACAAC TTTGTGGAGATCAAAGGAAGCGTCTTTAAAAAGTTTGAGAAAAATAACCTCTTTCAGATGTCTAACAGCG ACATTAAGGAACGCTTCACTAACTGCATCCTGCTGCTGATTGTGTGTCTGAGGAACATGGAGCAGTTCTCCTGGAACTCAG aTCACCTGTGGGTGCTGCTTCCAGACGTCTTCATGGTGGTGGCCTCCGAGGTGGCCGTGGACGTCGTAAAGCACGCGTTCATCACCAAATTCAACGACATCACTGCAGAC gtgtacagTGAATACAGAGCCAGCTTGGCCTTTGAGCTCGTCAGCAGCCGGCAGCAGTAT GCGTACACAGACTACAGTGACTCGGTGGCCAGGAGAATGGGCTTCATCCCTCTACCCCTAGCTGTTCTG GTGATCCGAGTGGTGATGAGCTCGGTGAAGATCCAGGGAGCGCTCGCGTCTGTCAGTCTGCTGCTCTTCTACCTAGG aatgaTCACACTCAAAGTGTTGAACAGTATAGTTCTGCTGGGAAAATCCTGCCACTATGTCAAAGAGGCCAAGATGGAGGGGAAGCTGTTTGATAAACCTCAAACTCCAGCGCCGAAAACGACTCCAAGAACACCCAGCCATGCCAAATCCCCCTCTCCGACAG ATAAGCCAAAATCCCAGAATCCCTCCCcctccatcacctccatcaccaaGCAGCCTTCCCCGCGCTCATCAGAGCTCCTCCCCCCAGCTCCAAACCCTGTCACCATGGAAACCAGCGAGCCTGCTCCAGAGAGTCCTTCTAAAGCAGAGGAGGACAGCAGCGAGACTCCTCACGGCACCGAGCTCGAACACAGAACACAGAAGAAAGACCTGCTGGAGATCGATCGCTTCACGCTGTGTGGCAACCGCATACTTTAA
- the tapt1a gene encoding transmembrane anterior posterior transformation protein 1 homolog isoform X2, whose protein sequence is MADSLCGGLSEEIYPKKDSSERVTRSWRKVVRTGKSNPETEMAETLGCYDGQCGKEERREHSDEDEADEPSILRFMCAELTRGYFLEHNEAKYTERRERVYTCMRIPKELEKLMMFGCFLCLDAFLYVFTLLPLRTLLAFLRLLTIPCCGLGSRFLQPAQVCDLLKGLIMVLCCSMMHYVDYAMMYHLIRGQSVIKLYIIYNMLEVADRLFSSFGQDILDALYWTATEPKSRKRSHIGLIPHFIMAVFYVFLHAILIMVQASTLNVAFNSHNKSLLTIMMSNNFVEIKGSVFKKFEKNNLFQMSNSDIKERFTNCILLLIVCLRNMEQFSWNSDHLWVLLPDVFMVVASEVAVDVVKHAFITKFNDITADVYSEYRASLAFELVSSRQQYAYTDYSDSVARRMGFIPLPLAVLVIRVVMSSVKIQGALASVSLLLFYLGMITLKVLNSIVLLGKSCHYVKEAKMEGKLFDKPQTPAPKTTPRTPSHAKSPSPTDKPKSQNPSPSITSITKQPSPRSSELLPPAPNPVTMETSEPAPESPSKAEEDSSETPHGTELEHRTQKKDLLEIDRFTLCGNRIL, encoded by the exons atggcggACTCGCTATGTGGAGGTTTGTCAGAGGAAATATATCCAAAGAAGGACAGCTCGGAGCGGGTGACACGCTCTTGGAGAAAGGTGGTAAGGACTGGTAAAAGCAACCCTGAGACAGAAATGGCGGAAACTCTGGGGTGTTATGATGGACAGTGTGGGAAAGAGGAGCGGCGCGAGCACTCAG ACGAAGACGAGGCAGACGAGCCGTCTATTCTGAGATTCATGTGTGCCGAGTTAACCAGAGGTTACTTCCTGGAGCACAACGAGGCCAAGTACACGGAGCGAAGAGAGAGAGTCTACACGTGCATGAGGATCCCGAAAGAGCTGGAGAAG CTCATGATGTTCGGCTGCTTCCTGTGCCTCGACGCGTTCCTCTACGTGTTCACCTTACTGCCCCTCCGAACCCTGCTCGCCTTCCTGAGACTGCTGACCATCCCCTGCTGTGGGCTTGg CTCCCGGTTCCTGCAGCCAGCCCAGGTGTGTGACCTGCTGAAGGGGCTGATCATGGTGCTGTGCTGTTCCATGATGCATTACGTGGATTACGCCATGATGTACCATCTAATCCGAGGACAGTCCGTCATCAAACTCTACATCATCTACAACATGCTGGAG GTGGCAGACCGTCTCTTCTCCTCCTTCGGCCAGGACATTCTGGACGCTCTGTACTGGACCGCCACCGAGCCGAAGTCCAGGAAGAGATCTCACATCGGACTCATTCCGCATTTCATCATGGCCGTCTTCTACGTCT TCCTGCACGCCATCCTCATCATGGTCCAGGCCTCCACGTTAAACGTGGCCTTCAACTCGCACAACAAGTCTCTGCTCACCATCATGATGTCCAACAAC TTTGTGGAGATCAAAGGAAGCGTCTTTAAAAAGTTTGAGAAAAATAACCTCTTTCAGATGTCTAACAGCG ACATTAAGGAACGCTTCACTAACTGCATCCTGCTGCTGATTGTGTGTCTGAGGAACATGGAGCAGTTCTCCTGGAACTCAG aTCACCTGTGGGTGCTGCTTCCAGACGTCTTCATGGTGGTGGCCTCCGAGGTGGCCGTGGACGTCGTAAAGCACGCGTTCATCACCAAATTCAACGACATCACTGCAGAC gtgtacagTGAATACAGAGCCAGCTTGGCCTTTGAGCTCGTCAGCAGCCGGCAGCAGTAT GCGTACACAGACTACAGTGACTCGGTGGCCAGGAGAATGGGCTTCATCCCTCTACCCCTAGCTGTTCTG GTGATCCGAGTGGTGATGAGCTCGGTGAAGATCCAGGGAGCGCTCGCGTCTGTCAGTCTGCTGCTCTTCTACCTAGG aatgaTCACACTCAAAGTGTTGAACAGTATAGTTCTGCTGGGAAAATCCTGCCACTATGTCAAAGAGGCCAAGATGGAGGGGAAGCTGTTTGATAAACCTCAAACTCCAGCGCCGAAAACGACTCCAAGAACACCCAGCCATGCCAAATCCCCCTCTCCGACAG ATAAGCCAAAATCCCAGAATCCCTCCCcctccatcacctccatcaccaaGCAGCCTTCCCCGCGCTCATCAGAGCTCCTCCCCCCAGCTCCAAACCCTGTCACCATGGAAACCAGCGAGCCTGCTCCAGAGAGTCCTTCTAAAGCAGAGGAGGACAGCAGCGAGACTCCTCACGGCACCGAGCTCGAACACAGAACACAGAAGAAAGACCTGCTGGAGATCGATCGCTTCACGCTGTGTGGCAACCGCATACTTTAA